From Gossypium raimondii isolate GPD5lz chromosome 11, ASM2569854v1, whole genome shotgun sequence:
GCTATAACATCATCAGGCCAAATGTTCAACAATGGGAACAACTAACCTAGTAAAAGATTTTCTCACAAAGTGCAAATTCATCAGCTGCAGGAGCTTCTAGCTATTCATTGGTCACAAATAATGTAACATTCAGTGCAACAACAGTTGTGCACTAACAACTGCTAAAAGAGGAAAAGCATAAAAGTAGATTTCACGGGGATTAAGTAAATCAGATCAGATTTCATTTTGCTCAAATACTCTTAAatctcatttaaaaaatttgaaagagacCTATTATTGAATGAGATGTACAAGTAAAATgccaaaaaaagagaaaggactCACTTCATAAGAATATCATAGTACTGGGGATCTAAAGAACGAAGCATTCCTTCAACATCTTTTATAGCCATTAATGCTTTATGCACACCTATCCAATTTGCAGACTGCAAATGCCAatatccaaattaaaatataaaaaaatggacaaaaaaacctttttctttttagggtACCAAACCTTGCATCGTTCGTCTCGGGGAGGATAACCCTCGAGCGCAGTTTTAATCGCTTCAATGAATTTATATCTGAGATAGAAACAAATCAATCCtacaaaattagggtttttttattttccttttaaaacttttaaatgggaaattcaaattcatattaGAAATTTCAACTGTTTAATTAAGCTCTCAATCTTCAaagatttgttttctatttttgttagTATATCCTCGGCGTTATCAGATTCCACAGATTTCTTCACTTC
This genomic window contains:
- the LOC105801897 gene encoding actin-related protein 2/3 complex subunit 5A — encoded protein: MAEVKKSVESDNAEDILTKIENKSLKIESLIKQYKFIEAIKTALEGYPPRDERCKSANWIGVHKALMAIKDVEGMLRSLDPQYYDILMKYIYRGLSTGNRTTCDQCLKIHEKLTEKAGFGCILRSLADTVNTV